One part of the Mariniblastus fucicola genome encodes these proteins:
- a CDS encoding phosphoglycerate dehydrogenase — protein MTKILLTTTSYQDTPGPHHELLDSIGAEIHRERGPLSEDKMLELAGEFDAFLCGDDMITQAVIDKSLPRLKIISKYGIGVDKIDVKYATEKGIPLLFCPGVNHTTVAEHTFALMLSLSRKFVEEVNFVREGNWKRLTGNELMGKKIGVIGLGRIGKEVSTRAKAFSMPVMGYDLYWPEEFANEHEIEKAGSLEDIFTTCDIVSLHTNLTPETENMINAASMATMKKGVMILNCARGELVSTSDMVAALESGQVGGYGTDVLDQEPPPADHPLLTAPNCVITPHIGSRTYESVERQAMMATQNLLNCLKGEKPLAQVNDAPIPEALI, from the coding sequence ATGACCAAAATCCTACTGACCACGACCTCCTATCAGGACACTCCCGGACCGCACCACGAATTGTTGGACAGCATTGGAGCCGAAATTCATCGCGAAAGAGGACCGCTTTCGGAAGACAAGATGCTGGAACTGGCTGGTGAGTTTGACGCATTTTTGTGTGGCGACGACATGATCACGCAAGCCGTTATCGACAAGAGTTTGCCACGATTGAAAATCATTTCGAAGTACGGAATTGGCGTCGACAAGATCGATGTGAAGTACGCGACCGAAAAAGGAATTCCGCTGCTGTTTTGCCCTGGCGTCAATCACACGACCGTTGCCGAGCATACTTTCGCGTTGATGCTAAGCCTGAGTCGCAAGTTCGTCGAAGAAGTAAACTTTGTTCGGGAGGGAAACTGGAAACGGCTGACCGGCAACGAGCTGATGGGAAAAAAGATTGGTGTCATTGGTTTGGGCCGAATTGGCAAAGAGGTTTCGACTCGCGCCAAAGCATTCAGCATGCCGGTGATGGGCTACGATCTTTACTGGCCGGAAGAATTCGCCAATGAGCACGAAATCGAGAAAGCAGGATCGCTTGAAGACATCTTTACGACTTGCGATATCGTTTCACTGCACACGAACCTGACGCCTGAAACCGAGAACATGATCAACGCGGCTTCGATGGCGACGATGAAAAAAGGAGTCATGATTCTCAACTGTGCACGTGGAGAACTGGTGAGCACATCGGACATGGTGGCCGCGCTGGAATCCGGACAAGTCGGTGGTTATGGGACGGACGTTCTCGATCAGGAACCGCCTCCGGCTGACCACCCGTTGCTGACGGCTCCGAATTGTGTGATCACGCCACACATTGGATCGCGGACCTACGAGTCCGTTGAACGCCAGGCAATGATGGCGACTCAAAATCTCCTGAATTGCCTTAAAGGGGAAAAACCGCTGGCTCAGGTAAACGACGCTCCAATCCCGGAAGCTTTGATTTAG
- a CDS encoding thymidine phosphorylase: MNVAQIIEAKREGKELDADSIGQLLAGYADGSVPDYQMSAFAMAVFFQSMTKDEIVSLTRAMINSGDTMKWESSKPAVDKHSTGGVGDKISIVLAPMLACCDVEVPMISGRGLGSTGGTLDKLESIQGYRTDLSSDEFRSIVNWCGCSIASASEKLAPADRKLYALRDVTGTVPSIPLIVGSILSKKIAAGVDALVLDVKWGSGAFMKTIDKAQQLAEMLTVVGNELGTKTIAEISDMNQPLGKMIGNSVEIDESVEVLQGKGPDDVRELTLLLGSRLLVAANVEQDVEAASQRLQTTIDDGSALKKLAEMVEAHGGDLNQPRERADSHPVTSMESGTISRINTDRLGLAVIEMGGGRKKIGDPIDHACGIEFLVRIGDKINKGDVVANVFCDAKLAAVATNLVGASIGI, translated from the coding sequence ATGAATGTCGCACAAATAATCGAAGCCAAACGCGAAGGCAAAGAACTGGACGCGGATTCGATTGGGCAACTGCTCGCCGGATACGCAGATGGCTCTGTGCCGGACTATCAGATGTCAGCCTTCGCGATGGCTGTTTTTTTTCAGTCGATGACCAAGGACGAAATCGTTTCGCTCACACGCGCGATGATCAATTCCGGCGACACGATGAAATGGGAATCCAGCAAGCCAGCGGTGGACAAGCATTCGACCGGTGGTGTCGGTGATAAAATCTCCATCGTGCTGGCCCCTATGCTGGCCTGTTGTGACGTGGAAGTCCCGATGATCTCTGGCCGCGGACTGGGCTCGACGGGCGGAACACTCGACAAACTGGAATCGATTCAGGGATATCGCACGGATCTGTCGTCGGACGAATTTCGCAGCATTGTGAACTGGTGCGGTTGCAGCATCGCGAGTGCGAGCGAGAAACTGGCTCCGGCTGATCGCAAGCTTTATGCGCTTCGCGATGTTACAGGAACCGTCCCATCGATTCCTCTGATTGTTGGCAGTATCCTTAGCAAGAAAATCGCTGCCGGTGTGGATGCTTTGGTGCTGGACGTAAAATGGGGCAGCGGTGCGTTCATGAAAACGATCGACAAAGCCCAGCAACTGGCGGAGATGCTGACTGTTGTCGGCAATGAATTGGGCACAAAGACGATTGCCGAAATCTCGGACATGAATCAGCCACTTGGAAAGATGATCGGCAACTCGGTCGAGATCGACGAATCCGTTGAGGTTCTGCAGGGGAAAGGCCCCGACGACGTGCGTGAGTTGACGCTGCTTCTGGGCAGCCGTCTGCTGGTTGCTGCGAATGTTGAGCAGGACGTCGAGGCGGCGTCGCAACGATTGCAAACGACGATCGATGACGGTTCAGCGCTGAAGAAACTGGCTGAAATGGTCGAAGCTCATGGCGGTGATTTGAATCAACCGCGGGAGCGTGCTGACAGCCACCCGGTGACGTCGATGGAATCTGGAACCATCTCACGTATCAACACGGATCGACTTGGATTGGCCGTGATCGAAATGGGCGGCGGTCGCAAAAAGATTGGAGATCCGATCGACCACGCCTGCGGCATCGAGTTTCTGGTTCGCATCGGCGACAAGATTAATAAAGGCGATGTGGTGGCCAATGTTTTTTGTGATGCAAAACTGGCTGCTGTCGCGACGAATCTGGTGGGCGCTTCGATCGGGATCTAG
- a CDS encoding tetratricopeptide repeat protein → MSVNRWNFLTAALLGMFLCLPSVAAETDVVDSFRDHVQSLDVKDSQKSLAEESIDAFSEDSPGEAITAGLIAIYPEYGTAIDSSEVDDSEKTVKLLKPLTESADKFLAADSSFFLARTLMNEEQFESALPLLESLKKNYADHTMHTGTSDYYLGVAHAGLLENQKAIDSFVEFLDSNPDAPERMRVSAWRQVQGLQTIEEGKLDDVHQRMEYSRRRLDLEKTDDPTQVEQEKVVTMLTKLIKEAEKKECSGSCKNCNKPGENKPSAGKKPQQASKKPQQKKSESGKNAKAADGKAVVKTYEDTPASPWSRLRDRSRDPANNAIKEKLPAKYRDIVEKYMEKANGEPSGQ, encoded by the coding sequence ATGAGCGTAAATCGCTGGAACTTTTTGACTGCAGCTTTGCTTGGGATGTTTCTCTGCCTGCCCTCGGTTGCCGCAGAAACCGATGTTGTGGATTCGTTCCGCGATCACGTTCAATCACTCGACGTGAAGGACTCGCAAAAGTCACTCGCGGAAGAATCGATCGATGCCTTTAGTGAAGACTCGCCTGGCGAAGCGATCACGGCCGGGCTGATCGCGATCTACCCGGAGTACGGGACTGCCATTGATTCGTCGGAAGTCGATGATTCTGAAAAGACAGTCAAGCTGCTTAAACCTCTGACCGAATCTGCTGACAAATTTTTGGCTGCAGATTCATCGTTCTTCCTGGCACGCACGCTGATGAACGAAGAGCAGTTTGAATCCGCGCTGCCGTTGCTTGAGTCGCTCAAGAAAAATTACGCCGACCACACAATGCACACGGGCACCAGCGATTACTATCTTGGCGTCGCCCATGCCGGTCTTCTGGAAAATCAAAAAGCGATCGATTCGTTCGTTGAGTTCCTCGATTCGAATCCGGATGCTCCTGAGCGGATGCGAGTCAGTGCCTGGCGTCAGGTTCAGGGATTGCAAACGATCGAAGAAGGAAAGCTGGACGATGTCCATCAGCGAATGGAATATTCCCGTCGGCGATTGGACCTTGAAAAGACAGATGATCCGACTCAGGTTGAGCAGGAAAAAGTCGTCACGATGCTGACCAAGCTGATCAAGGAAGCTGAAAAGAAAGAGTGCTCAGGCAGCTGCAAAAATTGCAACAAGCCAGGCGAGAACAAGCCTTCGGCTGGTAAGAAGCCACAGCAAGCCAGCAAGAAGCCGCAGCAGAAGAAAAGTGAGAGCGGTAAGAATGCTAAAGCTGCTGACGGCAAGGCCGTAGTCAAAACTTACGAGGACACACCGGCCAGTCCGTGGAGTCGACTTCGCGACCGCAGCCGAGATCCGGCAAACAACGCGATCAAGGAAAAGCTTCCTGCCAAGTACCGCGACATCGTGGAAAAGTACATGGAGAAAGCCAACGGCGAACCTTCAGGCCAATAG